The region GCTATGTGGAAGTCTTGCCCCCCTTACTGGTCAATACTGCCTCGCTGACGGGAACGGGGCAGTTACCGAAGTTTGCTGAGGAGAGTTTTCGCTGTGCCGATGACGATCTCTGGCTAATTCCGACAGCGGAAGTACCGGTGACGAATCTCTACCGCGATGAAATTTTAGCCGCTGATCAACTCCCCATTTACCACTGTGCCTATACCCCCTGTTTTCGCCGCGAAGCAGGCAGCTATGGCAAAGATACCCGCGGTCTGATTCGACTGCACCAATTTAACAAAGTGGAGTTGGTGAAGTTTGTGCATCCGGAAACCTCTGCTGCTGAACATGAAGCCCTGGTGGCTGATGCTGAGTTCATTCTCCAAGCCCTCAAGTTGCCCTATCGAGTGATTGAACTGTGTACTGGGGATTTGGGGTTTGCTGCCATGAAGTGCTATGACCTAGAGGTGTGGCTCCCCGCTGCTGGCTGTTACCGTGAAATTTCCAGTTGCTCCAACTTTGGCGATTTTCAAGCGCGGCGTGCCAAGATTCGCTTCAAAGGGGCTAAGCACAAGGGAACGCAGTTTGTCCACACCCTCAATGGTTCTGGCCTCGCTGTTGGACGAACGATGGCAGCCATTCTCGAAAACTACCAACAACCGGATGGCACGGTGCGGGTGCCGGAGGTGCTGCAGCCTTATCTGAAATGCAGCCACATTGGCGGGGCAAAATCGTGAACACCACCCTAGGGGCGATCGCCCAAGCTTTGGGGTTAGATACGACGCATCCAAATCTGCCCATCACAGGAATTTGCACCGACTCCCGTCAAATCGCCGCCGGCAACCTGTTTGTTGCCCTGCGGGGGGAAACCTTTGATGGCCATCAATTTGTCGATCAGGCCGCCGCCGCTGGAGCGATCGCCCTGATGGTTGAAGCACCGCTGTCTTCTGATCTTCCCCAACTGCAGGTCGCCAATACCCTGAGTGCCTATCAACGGTTGGGACAGTGGTGGCGGCAGCAATGTCCAGCCAAAGTCATTGCCGTCACTGGCTCCGTGGGCAAAACCACCACCAAGGAAATGATTGCCGCTGTCCTCAGTCACTATGGCGCGGTCCTCAAAACCGAAGCCAACTTCAACAACGAGATTGGCGTGCCCAAAACACTTTTACAACTGGAACCCCACCACCAATTTGCGGTGATTGAAATGGGCATGCGTGCTCGCGGTGAAATTGCCCTGTTGAGCCAGATTGCCCAACCGGATGTTGCGGTGATTACCAATGTTGGGACTGCCCATATTGGCCGCCTTGGTTCCCGGGAAGCCATTGCCCAAGCCAAATGCGAACTTCTTGCTGAAATGCCCCCAGGGGGAACAGCAGTGCTCAATGCCGATAGTCCCCTACTTTTGCCGACAGTGGCGCAGGTCTGGTCAGGGCGCACCATCACCTATGGCCTTGAGGGGGGCACCCTACGGGGAATTTACCAACCGCCCCAAACCCTCCATGTGGGTGGACGCACCTACACCGTTCCCCTTGCGGGGGCACACCATGCCCTGAACTTTCTGGCTGCCCTTGGCGTGCTGCAGGCCTTGGACGTCGAGAGCGATCGCCTGCCTGTACAGTTGACCCTAGAATTGCCCAGTGGTCGCGGTGGTCGCTATCGCCTCGAACCAGATATTCTGCTCCTAGATGAAACCTACAATGCGGGCCTGGAATCGATGGTGGCGGCTTTGCACCTGTTGCGATCGCTCCCCGGTCAGCGCCATCTGGCGGTTCTTGGCCCGATGCGGGAATTAGGCGCCTTTTCTCTCTCCTTCCATGAGCAGGTGGGGGCAACTGTGGCCCAACTGGACCTCGATGGGCTCTTCATCCTCGATCAAGGTGAGGAAGGGGCAGCCCTGGCGCAGGGGGCAGGGCAGATTCCCACTCAACAATTTGGTTCCCATGAAGAATTGGTGGAGTACCTATTGCGGGAGTTGCAAGCGGGCGATCGCCTCCTCTTTAAGGCCTCCCATGCCGTTGCCCTTGATCGAGTGGTCAATCAACTGCGGCAGCGCTGGCCAAAACTGCAGTCGGGTTGAGGCTTGCCAACAGGGGTCAACTACGCTACACTAGAAAATTGCTGATATTCCTCAGTAGCTCAGCGGTAGAGCGGTCGGCTGTTAACCGATTGGTCGCTGGTTCGAATCCAGCCTGGGGAGTTTAATAACTGGAGCCGCGATAGCGACGGCGGCGCTGGCTCATATCTTCACTCTTGGGTAGCGGAGCTGTGTCAGCAGCGGTGCTAATGCCCCGATACTGGGTATTGGGTGGGGCAGCCAGAGGGAGCAGTGGCGGTGCGGCTGGAGTCGGGGCTGGTGGCGGTGCTGTTAAGCGACTCAGGCTCTCCATCAGGGCATCCTGCTGAATGGGTAGGGCATCGAGAATCTCCAACACCCGAGTCAGATGGGAAACGGCTGTAGCCATGAGACTGGACTCTTGGATGCCGGGCAAGAGATCCACAGCCCCCATACGTAAGGCCCAGCGCCGTTCTACTGCACTAATTTGGTGATCCCGACCCGCCGTAATGACCACCGGTATCCCCGGAAAACGAGACTGGGCCACCTGACAAAAGCGGTAGGGATTGGTGAGCGTCATCCCCATATCCAACAGGAGCAGTTGGGGCAATGCGACGCCAGCGGCTGCCATCCCCTGTAGCACAGCAAGGATGTCAGCATCCAGGTTTTCCCAAATGACAGTCATGTTTTGACTGCTGAGGATGTTGTGCCAAATTTCTCCCTGCCGTTGGAGGGCCTGTGTCATGAGTATCGTTGTCATAAATGCCTAAATCCTTCGACGGTTGCGAGGGCGATCGCGATGTTAAAAACGCTTAACACTAAGATGACAGGTTGGCGATCGCAGAAATGTTCATAGAGAACAGTCGCGTTCACTCTCCCTAGGGGACCGGAACCATCTCCAGCAATTCTGCCACACAGGCACGCCCTGAGTGCCCGGCTGCTGTAATCAAACGATGAGCCAAGACGTGGGGAGCCAACTGCTTGACATCATCGGGAAGGACATAGTCACGGCCATTGAGGAAAGCCAAGGACTGAGCCGTGCGCTGAAGCATCACAGTACCACGAGGACTGACCCCCAAGGTAATGCGATCGCTTTCGCGGCTGGCCCGCACAAGGGCAAGAATGTATTTTTGCAAGACTGAATCCACCCGCACCTGTAGCACCTGCTGCCGCAACTGTTGAATCTCCGCCAAGCTTAGGCAAGGTTCCAGTTGGTTGACATCTAAGCCCCCCTGCACCCGTTGCAGCATTTGTAGCTCCTCTTCCTCGGTGGGGTAGCCCAAACTAAAACAGAGGGCAAAACGATCCAACTGCGCCTCCGGCAGGGGAAAGGTGCCTTGGTACTCCACCGGGTTTTGGGTGGCAATGACGAAAAAAGGCTGAGGCAGGGGATAGGTGACACCATCAATGGTGACTTGGTACTCCTCCATGACCTCTAGAAGTGCCGATTGGGTCCGCGGGGTGGCACGGTTAATCTCATCCGCCAGCAGGATATTGCAGAACACAGGACCTGGGCGAAACTCAAACTCCGCTGTTTTGGGATTCCAGATATTGGTGCCCGATAGGTCCGTGGGTAGGAGATCGGGGGTGGCTTGGATGCGCTGAAAGGTGCCCGCCAGCGATCGCGCCAGGGCTTTAGCTAAGAGGGTTTTTCCCACCCCTGGTACATCCTCCAGCAAGACGTGTCCCCCCGCCAGCAATCCCACCAACAGCAGCTCAATGGCCGCTTCTTTGCCCACCATGACCTGTCCAAGGTGATTTCGCAGTCGCTGTAGGGGTTCACGCATAGGAGACGACTCGTTCTAGGAGATCAACCGCTACTTGGCAATCGGCGGCAATTTGCGCCCGTAGGGCAGCCAAACTGGGCAGTGTTAACTCAGGACGAATAAATGCCTCCAGGTGGAGCGTGATCTCTTGGTTGTAGAGATTCCCCTGCCAGTGCAATAGGTGCACTTCCGTCCTGACCTCCTGCCCCCCCACTGTGGGTCGCACGCCGATATTCACTACCCCCAAGTGCTCCCTGGGGAGAGCTGGCCCGCTGACACGGCAGGCATAGACGCCGTAGCGAGGCAATAATTTTTCGCGAGGGAGGACTAAATTGGCCGTAGGAAATCCCAACTGACGGCCCAACTGTTCCCCTTGAGTTACCGTGCCTGTTAAGGTATAGGCGCGTCCCAGCAGCTCCCGTGCCAAGGCCACCTCTCCTGCGGCAAGGGCGGCTCGTACTGCGGAACTACTCACGCGATCGCTCCCCCGACAATAGGGAGGCACAATATGCACCACAATGCCAAAGGGAGCACAGAGACTGCGCAAATCCTCTGCGGTTCCCGATCGCCCCCGCCCAAAGCCAAAATTAAAACCAACACTCAACACCTTGGCCTGCAACTGCTGTACCAAAATCTGCTCAACAAACTCTAAAGGCGAGAGTTGGGCCAGGGCCTGGGTAAAGGGCAGGACAATCACCTGTGCAATGCCACACTGGTGCAAAAGGGCACGTTTTTCAGCCTCTGGGGTCAGCAGCAGTCGCTCTTCTCCCGTAAAAAATGCTTGGGGATGGGGCGAAAATGTCATCACTGAAGGGTAACAGTCGGGAGGCGCTGCTTTAAGAAGAGTACGGATGACCTCTTGATGCCCTCGATGGACACCATCAAAGTTGCCCAGGGCGATCGCCGTCGGAGTTTGCAAGGGTACGCCGCTCTTAAATTGACACAGGAAACATTTTGACACATCTCACCCAAGTGCAACACGCCAGAAAACTCCCCTTGGGATTTTCTATTCACTTCATAGAATAAATTCGACGTCTCATCTCATTTGATCTTGACCCCTGCCTAAGCTTGCCTTGCCTCACCAGGTGGGATCGCGAAAAACATAAGCCGTAATGTGGGGGCAGTCCTCTAAGGGGGCGGGGTCGCGATCGCCCGCAATCGTGGAGATACAGGCGCGAATTTCCTGGCCGTCCTCCAGTTCGAGGGTACAGGCACCGCAACTGCCCATGCGACAACCCGTGGGAATCTCTACCCCCGCGCGGGCTGCGACGCTCAGCCAAGCTTCACCCGCTGTCGCTTCCACAGACACCTGATCCGGCAAAAACGTTACTCTAATCATGGCTTGACTCCGTGGTACGTTCCCATCAAATACAGTAATGCCATCCGCACTGCCACCCCACTGCTGACCTGCTGATTGACTAAGCTGAACTGGGGATCGTCCAGCAAGGCCGAACTCAATTCCACACCCCGATTCACAGGTCCCGGATGCAACACTCGGACATCGGGTCGGCACAGGCGCAGCCGCTCATGGGTCATGCCAAAGTGTTGATGGTATTCCCGCAAACTGGGAATTAAGTACTGATCCATGCGTTCCCGTTGCAGGCGCAGGGTCATAACAATATCGGCATCGGCTAGGGCGGGTTCCAGTGTCCAGTGGAGGGTTGCCCCATAGTCTGCAAATTCTGGCGGCAAAAGGGTGGGCGGCCCTGCCAAGTGAACATCGGCCCCAGCGGTCTTGAGGCTATAGAGGTTCGATCGCGCCACGCGGGAATGGCGAATATCGCCAACAATGACAATTTTCTTCCCCTGCAACAGGGCACAGCGGGGCTGACGCGGATCGTAGAGTTGGCAAAGGGTAAACAGATCCAGGAGCGCTTGGGAGGGATGCTCGTGCAAGCCATCGCCGGCATTGAGAACCGCCACTTGGCCGCCAAGGCGGTCCATTTCCGCAGCAATCGTATGGGGTACGCCCGACTGCCGATGGCGAATCACCATGAACTCTGCCCCCATCGCCCACAGGGTCTTAGCGGTATCGAGGATGGTTTCCCCTTTATTGAGGGCTGAGGTGCCGGGAGAAAAGTTGAGAATATCCGCAGAAAGACGTTTGGCCGCCAGTTCAAAGCTATTGCGAGTGCGCGTCGAGCTTTCAAAGAAAAGATTGGCCACAACCCGCGCTTGGAGGGTGGGGACTTTTTTGGTGCGACGATTCAGGACTTCCTGAAAGCTCAGGGCTGTTTGCAAAACAATATCTAGCTCCGCCACTGTAAAGTCCTGGAGGGAGAGGACGTGGCGACGCTGCCATTGCAGAGGTGGCGTGAGGGTAGGGGTCATGGACAGGGGGTGAGGGTTTGAGCAAGATCAGCGGCTGTCAGTTGTTCGTAGCGTTCAAAGGGCTGATGGATCCACGGATTGTCGGGCAGGTAATGAACGTAGTAGTCCGGACGAATGCAAGAGGCCGCTTTGTACCAGAGGACAGCGGTGCGCACTTCCTCCACTGCAAAACCATATTTAACCTCCAGCCAGCGCAGGGTTTTTTGCAATGAAAGACCAGAGTCCACCAAATCATCCACCAAAAGGACATGGCTGCCCAAGGTCGCGGTGGTCATCGTTAAGTCCCGCGCAAAGGTAATGCGACCGCGCTCTTGATGATTGACACCGCCATAGGAGGACACCGCCAGAATTGCCAGGGGCTGATTAAAGAGGCGGCTGAGAATATCCCCCACCCGCAGGCCGCCCCTAGCCAGGCAGAGGATTTGATTGAACTGCCATCCTGATTCATGGATGGCGATCGCCAACTGTTCAATCGTGCGATGATACTCTTGCCAATCCACGTACAAATCTGCCATGGTGCCTAGAAGCTGGCCTTGAGCCAAGAAACGGGAATAAAAAGCAGCTTGCGCCAGTCGGAAACAAAGGCGCGCCGATTAAAGACATCGTAATCGTTAGCTTCGATGACATCAAGAATCTGGCGATAGAGCATCAGCGCTGACCACACAGGCCAACGGGCATCCCGCTCAAGGTAGGCAACCCCCACTTCTGCTTCTCGATAAAATTGCCGTGCCCGCTGAATTTGAAAGCGCATGAGTGCCCGCCAGCGATCGTCAATCACTCCGCGCTGTAGGTCTTCTTCAGTGTAGTTAAAGGCAGCCAAGTCCTCTAGGGGCAGATAGATACGCCCCCGCCGCATATCTTCACCCACATCCCGCAGGATATTCGTGAGTTGATTGGCAATGCCAAGGGCAATGGCCTGATCCTTGAGGGTCCCTTTGGCCTGATAGGGATCCACCCAAGGGGCACAGAGGCGATCGCTATAGGGGTCTCCTCCCATGACCTCAAGGGACATCAAGCCAACGGTACCCGCCACGCGATAGCAATAGAGTTCCAACTCGGCAAAAGTTTCATAGCGACTGCGGCGCAAGTCCATCCGCTGCCCAGCAATCATGTCCCGAAAGGGTTGGATGTTGAGGGGATAGTGTTCCAGCGTCGCCGTCAAGGCCAAGTCCATAGCATCATGGGGACGGCCGCTAAAAATATCCTCAAGGCGAGCTTCCCATTCATCGAGGGTGGCCAGTGTTGTCGTTGCTGCTTGCGGGCCATCCACCAGTTCATCGGTGCGCCGACACCAAACGTAAATCGCCCAAATGGCGCGGCGCTTCGCAGGGGGCATCAACAGCGTGCCGAGGTAAAAGGTCTTGGCGTAGGTGGCAGTTACCTGACGACACAGCTCGTAGGCTTCGTCGAGGGAAACCAGGGGAGGGACGTACTCGGCTCTAGGCAGTTGCAGCATTGGCGACAGTCGGAGTAGAGGGTTGGGGGGGCTGTGGGGCGTTGCTCTCTGCGAGCCGCTTCGCGATCGCCTGCGCTGTCAGCTTACCAGAAAGTACAGCCCCTTCCATACTCCCTAGGTAAGGCTGCAGGGTGTAGCTCCCCGATAGGAAGAAGTTAGGAATGGGCGTAGCCTGATGGGGGCGAAAGGCTTGGCGACCGGGGGTGGCTTTATAGACTGAGCGGGGGGTTTTGACCACCGCTGTTTTCAGCACTTTAGCAGGTTCTGGTAGGTGATTGGGGAAGAGCTTGGCCAGTTCCGCAAGGGTGGCCTCAATAATGTCCTCATCACTACGCCCAATCCACTCCGCCGCAGGCGCCAAGACCAGCTCTAGCATTGACTTGTCGGGATCGGCATAGCCCCTGCAGGTTTCGCTCATATCGGCATACACACTCAGCAGGGGCGATCGCGAGAAGAGCAGGTGATCCACCGTGGGCAATTTGCGATCAAACCAGATTTGGACGTTAATGACAGGGACGCCTTCGAGGCCATTGAGCTTCTGGAAAAAGGGCAGGTCTTGCCACGGCTTCGGCAGCAACAGTTTAATCGCATCCACAGACATTGCCGACACGTAGGCATCGGCAGTCACTTCAAAGCGCCGTTGTCCCTCGCGATCGGCCATCACAAAACTTTGCACTGAAAGGTCTTCCTTGAGAACAATTTCCCGCAGGGCAACATTGGTATGGACTTCACCGCCCCGCGCTGTCACGTAATCCACAATGGGCTGACACAGCCGTTCTGGGGGTGCCCCATCCAAGAAAGCAATTTTTGAGCCATAGCGCTCCCGCAGGAAGCGGTTCATGGCCGTCAGGGGAATCGTGGCCGAGACTTCATCGGGGTTCAGGAAGGTGAGTGCCTTGGAAGCGGCAATAAAAATATCGGAGTTTACCCGCTCATCGATCCCTTGGCGGCGTAGCCACTCTAGAAGGGTATACTGATCCATGGCCTCGACGTATTTTTGGCCGCGCACAATCGCTGGCCACAGCCCCAAGGCAAAGCGCAACTTTTGCTCCCACGTCAGCATATCGTTGTTGCGCAAAATGGAGAGCAGCACATTAAAAGGGGCAGGAATATCCGGGACATCAAACCACGAGAGCACCCCTGGCTTTTCCGGTTGGTTAAAAATCAGGGCATGGCGTTTCCATTGCAGGCGATCGCTAATCCCCAATTCCTCTAGGAGTTGCAGCATATTGGGGTAGGCGCCAAAGAAGGCGTGCAGGCCCGTTTCCACCCAATCGCCATCGGCATCCTGCCATGCCGCGACCAAGCCACCAAGAACATTGGCACGCTCAAACACAATGGGGGTATGTCCTGCATCCACTAGATACTTGGCACAGGCTAAGCCCGCTAGGCCACCACCGGCAATTGCAACTCGCATGAATGACGCTACCCTAACTGACGAAGATGAACTCGGTCCCCGAGGGGGATAAAAATCTTTTCATATTATATTTACAAAACGTTACGGAAACACGCGTCTTAGGCGAAGGGGAGGGCTGAATTTGCCCAATAGGCTGTACTTCCCATCGGGCCAAGGTAACGGCAGAGGTAGGGAGAAAAAACTTCATAGATGAGGGTAATGGGGCGGCGATCGTGCCAAAAGAGGTAGTGGCGTCCCCAAAACGGTCCGGCTTCGCCAAAGGCCGCCGCCAAGGTTTCAGAGTGCCCTAGATACACCGCCTGAATGTCCCGATAAAGCTCCAGCTTGCGCTGCGCGAGGTTTGTCCAAATGGGCATGGCACGGTTTTGCAAATACTCATCCACATGGGCGGCTTCCCACCAGGAGGTGGCATAGGCCAAGCGTTGACCCGAGGCTGTTCGTAGCCACACTTGACGCCGTAGCCGTGGGCCGGGAATCAGTTGCAGTTGCGCTGGGGCGCGATCGCCGGCATGGCCAATGGCCGACATATCAATCACATCCACTTCCGTGGTTTCGCCGGTCAGCAGTTGCAAGTGGCGAGTGGGGGAGCCATCCCCAAGAATCAGGATTTGCCACGCCGGCGCTAAAAGATCATGGGGCAATCCTTGGGCGATCGCCACCGCATCCCCCTGCCAAATGGGATCCAGGGCATGCCAAGGGGTTGAGCAGGTGGAGGGCAACAGCGAAACAGTCAAGAACGTGACACAGCGCTTAACAAAACTTCGTTAATTGTAGCAAGGATTTTATCTGTCGCTTAGGAGGACCGCAAAGACCACCGCCTAGAGTACAGTCGTAGTGAGCAGCACTTTTGGGGCAATCTCTATGGCAACCACGGCAGCATCTACCCTTGAACTGACACCGGAACAAACGGCCATTTGGATTAAGGGACTTTTGAGTGTTGCCTGCGCCGATGGTCATTTTGATCCGGAAGAGAAGCAACTGATTGCAAGCCTGATTCAGGAGGAAATCGCTCCGGAAATTGACACTGATCACTTCGCCCCCGTCACCGATGAAGAACTGGTGGCAGCCTTTGGGGGCGATCGCGCCCTTGCTGAAAATTTTGTGCGTACCGCTGTGATGGTGGCGCTGGCCAATGGCATTTACTCCCAATCAGAGGATGCCGAACTGCAACGCTTCTGCAGCGCCTTAGGCCTCGAAATTGATGCCCTAGAGTCCCTAAAACATACCCTTGATGGTCAGCACGGGAGCAATGAACAAACTCTGCGCCTATTGGATCCCGTGCGCCATTGGCTGGATGGCTTAGAAATCAAAGATGCCAAGGTCGCTCGCT is a window of Thermosynechococcus vestitus BP-1 DNA encoding:
- the serS gene encoding serine--tRNA ligase, with amino-acid sequence MIDLKQLRENPQAFGDRLRRRGGDFDLDRILELDAQQRQLEQQRSQLQARSNEIGALVGKKIKSGIAPTDPEIQALKAEANALKQKLSDLEPQERQLKEELESLLLTIPNPPSETTPIGRDETDNVEVRRWGEEYKPTYPCQPHWDIGTRLGLWDVERSVKVAQSRFVTLLGLGAALERALIQFMLDSHRERGYVEVLPPLLVNTASLTGTGQLPKFAEESFRCADDDLWLIPTAEVPVTNLYRDEILAADQLPIYHCAYTPCFRREAGSYGKDTRGLIRLHQFNKVELVKFVHPETSAAEHEALVADAEFILQALKLPYRVIELCTGDLGFAAMKCYDLEVWLPAAGCYREISSCSNFGDFQARRAKIRFKGAKHKGTQFVHTLNGSGLAVGRTMAAILENYQQPDGTVRVPEVLQPYLKCSHIGGAKS
- a CDS encoding UDP-N-acetylmuramoyl-tripeptide--D-alanyl-D-alanine ligase, translating into MQPHWRGKIVNTTLGAIAQALGLDTTHPNLPITGICTDSRQIAAGNLFVALRGETFDGHQFVDQAAAAGAIALMVEAPLSSDLPQLQVANTLSAYQRLGQWWRQQCPAKVIAVTGSVGKTTTKEMIAAVLSHYGAVLKTEANFNNEIGVPKTLLQLEPHHQFAVIEMGMRARGEIALLSQIAQPDVAVITNVGTAHIGRLGSREAIAQAKCELLAEMPPGGTAVLNADSPLLLPTVAQVWSGRTITYGLEGGTLRGIYQPPQTLHVGGRTYTVPLAGAHHALNFLAALGVLQALDVESDRLPVQLTLELPSGRGGRYRLEPDILLLDETYNAGLESMVAALHLLRSLPGQRHLAVLGPMRELGAFSLSFHEQVGATVAQLDLDGLFILDQGEEGAALAQGAGQIPTQQFGSHEELVEYLLRELQAGDRLLFKASHAVALDRVVNQLRQRWPKLQSG
- a CDS encoding response regulator, with the translated sequence MTTILMTQALQRQGEIWHNILSSQNMTVIWENLDADILAVLQGMAAAGVALPQLLLLDMGMTLTNPYRFCQVAQSRFPGIPVVITAGRDHQISAVERRWALRMGAVDLLPGIQESSLMATAVSHLTRVLEILDALPIQQDALMESLSRLTAPPPAPTPAAPPLLPLAAPPNTQYRGISTAADTAPLPKSEDMSQRRRRYRGSSY
- a CDS encoding AAA family ATPase, with the protein product MREPLQRLRNHLGQVMVGKEAAIELLLVGLLAGGHVLLEDVPGVGKTLLAKALARSLAGTFQRIQATPDLLPTDLSGTNIWNPKTAEFEFRPGPVFCNILLADEINRATPRTQSALLEVMEEYQVTIDGVTYPLPQPFFVIATQNPVEYQGTFPLPEAQLDRFALCFSLGYPTEEEELQMLQRVQGGLDVNQLEPCLSLAEIQQLRQQVLQVRVDSVLQKYILALVRASRESDRITLGVSPRGTVMLQRTAQSLAFLNGRDYVLPDDVKQLAPHVLAHRLITAAGHSGRACVAELLEMVPVP
- a CDS encoding bifunctional riboflavin kinase/FAD synthetase; protein product: MQTPTAIALGNFDGVHRGHQEVIRTLLKAAPPDCYPSVMTFSPHPQAFFTGEERLLLTPEAEKRALLHQCGIAQVIVLPFTQALAQLSPLEFVEQILVQQLQAKVLSVGFNFGFGRGRSGTAEDLRSLCAPFGIVVHIVPPYCRGSDRVSSSAVRAALAAGEVALARELLGRAYTLTGTVTQGEQLGRQLGFPTANLVLPREKLLPRYGVYACRVSGPALPREHLGVVNIGVRPTVGGQEVRTEVHLLHWQGNLYNQEITLHLEAFIRPELTLPSLAALRAQIAADCQVAVDLLERVVSYA
- a CDS encoding 2Fe-2S iron-sulfur cluster-binding protein, which encodes MIRVTFLPDQVSVEATAGEAWLSVAARAGVEIPTGCRMGSCGACTLELEDGQEIRACISTIAGDRDPAPLEDCPHITAYVFRDPTW
- a CDS encoding aspartate carbamoyltransferase catalytic subunit, encoding MTPTLTPPLQWQRRHVLSLQDFTVAELDIVLQTALSFQEVLNRRTKKVPTLQARVVANLFFESSTRTRNSFELAAKRLSADILNFSPGTSALNKGETILDTAKTLWAMGAEFMVIRHRQSGVPHTIAAEMDRLGGQVAVLNAGDGLHEHPSQALLDLFTLCQLYDPRQPRCALLQGKKIVIVGDIRHSRVARSNLYSLKTAGADVHLAGPPTLLPPEFADYGATLHWTLEPALADADIVMTLRLQRERMDQYLIPSLREYHQHFGMTHERLRLCRPDVRVLHPGPVNRGVELSSALLDDPQFSLVNQQVSSGVAVRMALLYLMGTYHGVKP
- a CDS encoding phosphoribosyltransferase; translation: MADLYVDWQEYHRTIEQLAIAIHESGWQFNQILCLARGGLRVGDILSRLFNQPLAILAVSSYGGVNHQERGRITFARDLTMTTATLGSHVLLVDDLVDSGLSLQKTLRWLEVKYGFAVEEVRTAVLWYKAASCIRPDYYVHYLPDNPWIHQPFERYEQLTAADLAQTLTPCP
- a CDS encoding phytoene synthase; amino-acid sequence: MLQLPRAEYVPPLVSLDEAYELCRQVTATYAKTFYLGTLLMPPAKRRAIWAIYVWCRRTDELVDGPQAATTTLATLDEWEARLEDIFSGRPHDAMDLALTATLEHYPLNIQPFRDMIAGQRMDLRRSRYETFAELELYCYRVAGTVGLMSLEVMGGDPYSDRLCAPWVDPYQAKGTLKDQAIALGIANQLTNILRDVGEDMRRGRIYLPLEDLAAFNYTEEDLQRGVIDDRWRALMRFQIQRARQFYREAEVGVAYLERDARWPVWSALMLYRQILDVIEANDYDVFNRRAFVSDWRKLLFIPVSWLKASF
- the pds gene encoding 15-cis-phytoene desaturase — translated: MRVAIAGGGLAGLACAKYLVDAGHTPIVFERANVLGGLVAAWQDADGDWVETGLHAFFGAYPNMLQLLEELGISDRLQWKRHALIFNQPEKPGVLSWFDVPDIPAPFNVLLSILRNNDMLTWEQKLRFALGLWPAIVRGQKYVEAMDQYTLLEWLRRQGIDERVNSDIFIAASKALTFLNPDEVSATIPLTAMNRFLRERYGSKIAFLDGAPPERLCQPIVDYVTARGGEVHTNVALREIVLKEDLSVQSFVMADREGQRRFEVTADAYVSAMSVDAIKLLLPKPWQDLPFFQKLNGLEGVPVINVQIWFDRKLPTVDHLLFSRSPLLSVYADMSETCRGYADPDKSMLELVLAPAAEWIGRSDEDIIEATLAELAKLFPNHLPEPAKVLKTAVVKTPRSVYKATPGRQAFRPHQATPIPNFFLSGSYTLQPYLGSMEGAVLSGKLTAQAIAKRLAESNAPQPPQPSTPTVANAATA
- a CDS encoding chorismate lyase, translated to MTVSLLPSTCSTPWHALDPIWQGDAVAIAQGLPHDLLAPAWQILILGDGSPTRHLQLLTGETTEVDVIDMSAIGHAGDRAPAQLQLIPGPRLRRQVWLRTASGQRLAYATSWWEAAHVDEYLQNRAMPIWTNLAQRKLELYRDIQAVYLGHSETLAAAFGEAGPFWGRHYLFWHDRRPITLIYEVFSPYLCRYLGPMGSTAYWANSALPFA
- a CDS encoding Mo-dependent nitrogenase C-terminal domain-containing protein is translated as MATTAASTLELTPEQTAIWIKGLLSVACADGHFDPEEKQLIASLIQEEIAPEIDTDHFAPVTDEELVAAFGGDRALAENFVRTAVMVALANGIYSQSEDAELQRFCSALGLEIDALESLKHTLDGQHGSNEQTLRLLDPVRHWLDGLEIKDAKVARFLCRLIPPQCPFERDIILFGRKIVHIPPLCKLNPLYDQLVGLRFRALTYLADECGEDITPYC